The genomic DNA CACCACCCGAAGGAACGTCGCCAACACCCAGGTCATGAGCCGGTCCGGGACCATCGCCGCCGGCCGCAGCACCGCCTCACCGTGCGACACCTGCAGCGAGGCCACCCGGGACACCGCTGCGACCCGACGGCGGCGGGTGTTCTCGTACCAGCGCAGCGCACCGGACAGATCACCGTTGCCGCTGTGGTGAAAATCCGAAATCGCCTTGCACAACACCATCGTGTCGAGCAATGCCTGGTTGGTTCCCTGTGCCAACGTTGGCGGCATCGTGTGGGCCGCATCGCCCAACAACGTCAACGCGCCGTGGCCCGGCCCCGGAATGGGATGCCGAAAATGCGGATACGGCGAATGCGCGAGATCGTCGTCGGTCAGTGTCGCGATTACCTGATCGACCACCTCGGACCATCCGGTGAAATTGGCGCGGATCACGTCGATCGGGCGTTCGGGCCGGACAAAGTCCGGTGACCACGGCAGGTCGAACCACCACTGCACCTCGGCGTCTCCGGCCGGCCAGAGGCCGAGGTTCCCGTGCTCCCCGACGATGACGAAGGCGACGTGCCGATCGGCCCCGTCCGGCAGCGTTCCCAATCCCTGCCAACTGCACCAACCGGTCGGCACCGCATGCGGCGCCCCGACGATCTCCCGCACCGAGGAGTGCAAGCCGTCCGCCCCGATGACCAGATCTCCATCCACACAACGACCGTCGGCGAAATCGAGGCGAACCCCGCCGCCGCCGTTCGCGACCCCCACCACCTGGGCGCGGCACCGAATCCGTTCCGCGGGAAAACCTTCCAGCAGGCGTTCGAGCAGAACCCGGCGCGGAACCATCCGGACCGGCGCACCCATCCGGTTCACGATGGTCGTCACGTCGAGGGTGGTCATC from Mycobacterium sp. DL440 includes the following:
- a CDS encoding NAD(P)/FAD-dependent oxidoreductase, translating into MRILVVGAGVGGISIARGLLRDGHDVTVFEQRPEVRAGGGAVTIWSNGETVLRQLGVEMDGAGQELATVRVVTSTGRPMTTLDVTTIVNRMGAPVRMVPRRVLLERLLEGFPAERIRCRAQVVGVANGGGGVRLDFADGRCVDGDLVIGADGLHSSVREIVGAPHAVPTGWCSWQGLGTLPDGADRHVAFVIVGEHGNLGLWPAGDAEVQWWFDLPWSPDFVRPERPIDVIRANFTGWSEVVDQVIATLTDDDLAHSPYPHFRHPIPGPGHGALTLLGDAAHTMPPTLAQGTNQALLDTMVLCKAISDFHHSGNGDLSGALRWYENTRRRRVAAVSRVASLQVSHGEAVLRPAAMVPDRLMTWVLATFLRVVSHRRMAAGISRALAAAAPAGRDEHAR